The Trichoderma asperellum chromosome 6, complete sequence region TGTCTTGATATCGTTTTCCATCCTTTCCCTGCCTGCGCTGGCGTTGATGTTGGGATCGATTGgtgcctcttcctcgtccagATCCGGGTTCATGCCCTGTACGGTGCTAGCAGTGCTGGCTTTGGCTATAATAGTGTCAAACGTGGGACCATGATCGTCCGCGTCAAAGCTTTGCTCCTCGAGGCTTTGCATGCTCGCAATAATCTTGGCTCTAATAGCTGCTACCTCATGCTTTGGTCGCTTACCACTCGTCGCCTCAAGCTGAGCAAGCATCTGAGAGGCCGTCCTCATATGTGTGGCCAACGCTGAGAAATCTGGCTGATCGGCGCGAGCCATATTGAGCGTCATTCTTCGTCGAGAACCAGGACTAGGAGATCTAGATGAGAAAGGACCCGATGTGCGCGGTGTCATTGCATCCAACGTCGTAGTCGCGGTTGTGGCTCCGCTAGAGAATCGCTGGTCGGAAGAATGCTTTGGGTGATAGGTGACTGGCGACGGCACATCGTCATACGGCTTCAAAAGTGGCGAGCTTCCCAAATCGCCCGAAACCGGTTCGAATACGCTGTCTATTACTGGCTCCGGAGCGTGAATGACCTGAGCAGGTCTAGGCGTCTCTGAAGAGAGGTCAAACAGTCTTTTTGAAGGCCCATCACCACTGAGTAGCCCAGTTAATAGCCTCTGGTTGTCTGGAGTTTCGGGATCAAACGAAAAATCGTCTCTTAACACTTCGATCATTAGCAAGTATGGCACCTTCTCGGCGCTGTTCAGAACCGTGGCCTCGGCAGGATTAAGCCGTACAATTCGGTGATGGCGGCTCTTCCCTGGTGCTCCGTCAATCAGTGTCGGGGGGCAGATGATGGGGATATCGATCTCGGCGGGCAAATCTCTCCCTATCAGCGCCAACTCGGCTCGCAGAGCACTCATACGGGCAGGTTTCGGCACGGCGACCAATCGGTTGGAAATAACTTCCAGGGCCGATAGGAACTGAGTTTGCGACCTGAAGTAGTGTTGCCTTAGGAGCCGTGCTTTCTGGGCTGGTGACAAATTGCTCGTGCCCGTGGGCGATTTGAAATGATGAGAATGTCTTCGATGGACGCCATCCGCGGGTCTAGCAGACACAGGAGTAGCTGGTCGGGATGGGCCTTTCGGGGACGGGAGAGGTAGGGACGCGGTGCTGAGTCTTGCCTCCAAAGACTTTAGCTCCAGAGCAGACGGCCTTTTTGACTCTTTTGCTGTAAAGTTAGGATTCAATGGCGAATGAGAGAACGCTGTTTGGGTATTATTTCGGCGAGAGAGGCGGGTGTCGATTGCCAAGCTATCGTCGGATGGGTTTGGATTTCTCGAGTCCTTGGTCCGCCGAGATTTCGAGCCTGGCACGGCCACGGTATTCGCCCTGGTGGGTGTTTTCGCCGTAGGCTTCGGCGTTTCAGTTCCATCTGAACTATCGTCGGTGATGGGCTGGGGTTTTCGAGCTTGTGCGACGGCGAGAGGTCCAGCCCATCTCGGAAACATTGGCAGGGCGACGCTTGCAAGAACGAAGCTGGACAGGACAGTCACGGGCAAGACGTTTTCCTTGATCTTGTGGTGCCGCACGGTGTCTGCGACCCCAAACACGATGTGCTGTACCTTATTATAGACTCGACGACATGTCTGAAAGGCGTTGGACTGCGGATTGGAGGACAAGTCGTGTAGATATGTCTGGAAGAGCCAAAATGTCTATAACAGACGAGGGTTAGTGTTCTGGTGTCTTTGAGGACAAGTTTCGTAATTTGCCTGAGCTACGCACCAACAATGCGGCAGTCACAGACTCTTCGCATAGATCCAACAGAAACTCCTCCAGAGCCATTGACTCGTTGTCGACGCTGATAATGAGGTGGCATAGCTGCGGCAGGAAGAACTCGATATCCTCGTAGGGAAACTGTCGCAGCTTGGTGCACAGAACATAGTGAATGCCTACATGGTCGGCATAGCGGCTGCAAGACGTTAAAGGACATATAGATTAGCTACTACCGATCTTTGCACCAGCTGCGTGCATAAGCAAGCTCCGCGGCAGGTCATTCGACCTAGGCGACGCCCCATTGCAGCTAAGCAGAGCTGGCAGGAAGATGCCAAAGGTGTACAACTCACGAGAGGTATGAGACGGAGAGGAAGGGATTCGCGTTGAAGACGTCGGATTCGAGGAATCGCTGCAGCAGATCCCACGACATTGGGCTATTCGACGCAGTGCGCGGGCGGCGAGGTATGAGGCGAGATGCGATTGCGATTAATATGGAGGTGCCTCATTTAGATGAGGGTTGAAGGCGTAGCAATATTCAGCCGGTCTCGCATGGCTTTCGAAGCGGGGGATCAGTGCAGAAGCGCAGAAGCAAGCTGGCTCTTTTGGGCGGTGCGCGCACACGCAATTTGGGACAAAGagggataaaaataaaatgacAAGGTAAGGAGTGGATTGATCTGCGAAGCTCGGGCAGAAAATGAAGGtcgaggagggaggaagCGGAAGCTTTGGCGGCGCCTCTAGTCGACGGACGAGGCGGAGATGGATATGGATAGACGGGTTGATGGAACCAAGAGGTGGAGTGAGTGACCTGTCCACAGCGACCCAATTCGGCACTGCGCTTAGTGCCTAACGTTTCTGGCGGCCATTGGCCTGTGTGCATTAGGGGTCCAAGGGAGCTACAGCGGCTACGGTGCGGGCAGAGACGTTGGCCATGGAATCAACCTATCCTAATCTTGATCGAGCAAACACTGGCCTGTCTGGATGACGGCTGACAGCCCGAGAAGGTAGGTGGCTCGAGGCCACGAACGCCGAATCTCCGCTGCGGTGCGAGATTCCTGATGCGTGTGCTGGTAAGCAAAGAGACGAGGTGGGTTTCGAACTGCAAAGCGTTTCAAACTCCGTCTGGGCATGGCCAGTGCTGGAATTACTGCTGGCAATACTATACCTATAGGAGGTACTATAAGTGCTAGGGATTGGCTACCAAGAAGCCAATGGGAGGACTCCAGGCCGCAGCCCGAAGCAAGGGGCCTGTTTCCCAGAGTCTCAGCCCATTCTCTCAGTCTCATCACAGCATTTGCACAGGCTTGCATTTCACTGCAACTCCGTAATCGCCGTAGGGAAAAGAATATCGGAACTTCGAATGATGACCTATCAGGCTGACGCAAGGCACCAGACGGAGGCCTGCAAGTGCCCCGTTACCGACCTGACGTTGCTGCATGCACTCCGGGACAGTCCCCTGAAGCTTACCTGTACGCGGACATCAACACCATGTTGCCCGATACAACCGGGAAAACCCATATGCAGCTCATTCTAGGCCTCTGAATCTAGACTGTGTCTCCACCCCCATGTGCTTGGACGGCGCTGAGGCTTTTTGTGTGTCGCAGAATAAACAAGCAGAAGGAGGCGGTAGCTTCAATGTTTAATTGAACAGCTCCCGGCCGTTTCGCCCCAATCTTGGCGAAACAACACGCAAGCTCCCATCACATGTCACCAGAGCACATGCGTAACAAGCCAAGCCAGGGGCAAAGAAAGCACCATAACACAACTCAAAAGAAAGCGGGAATATGGTAGCGTTACAGCTTTGCGAGCGACGAACGTAAGCATTTTTCTTTATGTTGAGTTATATTTTGgattgtttgttttgttttttaaaataaaatttaagctaGTGGAACCTGAAGGAAAAAGCTAAAACAATAATAcgcaataataaaaaaggaagagtCAGTTCCTTTTGACAAGTGCAAGTGTAAAAGCGCCACGCCCATCCAGATAGAGACCGTGCTTCACAGCTACGCAACCATCTAGAATCAATCCTGTCCTTTCAATGAATCCGTCCTCCCCAACGCCGTTTGTATGATATAATGACTTGAAGGTATATCTTTCTAGTAAACGCCAGTCAAATCCCATCTTCGTACCCACCCATCGTCGTATGCGCCTCCAGTGTGCACCTGATGGCTTCCAGCCTCCCTACTGTACTGCTTTCTTGCGACGGCCACCACCTCTGCCTCGCTTTTTgggctcttccatctcttcgtCGGTTTCGCTGTCCCCTTTGCCCTTGGACTTGCTGCCCTCCTTCTCATTCTCTACACGGCTTACTATGTCTCGCAGGAAGTCCCATTGCTCGTCTGCCTCCACCACGTTTTTCAGCATGGATGCAGTAACCCTCTTGGAGCCCTTGTCTTTGGCGATGTCCGCGCTCTTTGTTACCAGTTGGATCATAAACAGCTCCAGTGCCTTTCCGACGGCAATAGGGGTCTGCTGAGCAACCTTGCCTACTTCTTCGTCGGCCTGCATGATCCGCTTAATCCGGGCTGTAGGAAACTTGGTCTTGACGGGAGACGGCTCGATGACCGGCGCAGGCGGCGGAGGCACCGCGGCCTTTCTGGGCGGCATgcctgaagaggaggacgaagCCTGGCCCGGGTACGGCTCGTACGAATAAGGGGAGAATtcgggcggcggcggcggcttgaAGTCGTGCTGCGGCGCGAGGGGTGCGGCGTATTGGTAGCCGGCTGGGTTTTGCCCTGGATACCTGACGGCTGGCGGAGAGTATGGCTCGTGGTAGTAGTCGGGCTCGATATAAGGCTGGCGTGCGGCCTGAGGGTCGGCGCCGAATGAGTGGGAAGGTGGATAGAAGGACTCTGCGTTGCCCGGTAATGCGGCAAAACGGCTGGCGGGAGGCTGTATTTTATATCCAGCCTGGCCGTGCGCTGTGAGGTGTTGCGGTGCGGCTTGGGTGGGGCTGTCCGAGAAAAACGACGACAGGTCCGGCGACCGTGGCGCGTAATTCGACGATTCCTCGGccgacattttttttttcgagctGCTGCACTGCGTCCCTTAGCGCTGTTCTAGTGCATTAACGCACCTGCTCCCAGGGCAGCGGCCGCAAATCAGTGGCCTGAGAAAACAATGGACCGCTGCAACCTGCAACCACGATTCTCCGTGGACAGGGAATCGACACTGTCGtgtttttccttccttcttcctagCCAAATCCGCGGCCCTGGCAGCGGCTTTTCTTCAACGACGAGCCTTTCGGCAGCTGCCTTTGACGCAGCTAGTTCGCACAAACACAGCACTGTCGATCCTCCTATGGCTGGCTGAGCAATGCTGAGACGGGCTCAGGATCGTCGGGGGCTATAGAAGGCAGCGATGGGGCTTTACAGTTGGCTGATATCCACGATTGGATAGACGGTCGATCTCTTGCACCTTCGCACGCAGTTCTTTGAACACTTGATGCCGGTAATTGCAATGCCCTCACTTGGCATTGAATATCCGGACAAGAGAAACAATTGGCGATGACAGCGTGGGTGTTTGGACGAGGCGAGTTCTTATGTATGAAGGGCTCTGTTATTCAAAGCTAGAATATCTAGCTATtgtgagaagaaaagagtgcCTTATTATCAAGAGACGCCGTTCACTCTCCCAGAGCACTTTCTGCTCTCTTTCTGAACGCTTTGGAAACGCCTGCCTCGATTTCTATCCCCAGCCAGCTGAGTGCGGGGCGGTGGTTGGAGGATGCTACCCAGCAGGTCTTTGGCGCTCGAATCGCGAAACTGCCAAGACGATGTTCTGCGCGCAGGATCTAGCAAAAAAgcgaaaaaaaggggggagaggcAACCAAGTGCTCAATCTTTGCAAATCTTTGCAAATCGGCAGCTAATAACACAGCACTCCGGAAGCGACACACAAAATACCACGCATGACAGCTCGGTGACGTTGCGCTCACCGTGGGCCAAATCTGGAAATGGGGTGGCTGCGATACAGCGTGTGGTTCGTTGACCAAGACGGCGGCAAGGTTGGGTCTGAGCTGGAGGGAGGGGTCGGGCTCTGCGCTGCGATGCCAGCAAACCAAGGCTGGAGCTTAGGGAACGACCGGCCGTTTATATGTGCATTTCAGGGCCCTTGGTATTGAGCCTGAGTTCAGCCAACTGGGCGTAGTGCCGATGCCCAAGTTACACCAAAATGGGGGGGTGACAAACCCACGGAGGTCCATCGCAAAGACGAGGGAGGCTGTTGCACCAACACAGCGACTGGCGCCCGCCCTAGCTCTGAAGCTACTGGCGGAGAACCGGCTGCCTTGGATAAGAGACCGGAGCCGTGGCTGGTGGCAGCACCATTTCCATTTGATGACAAGCCTGGGAGGGGGCGTGCCGCTATGAACCCATGCCCACGGTGGATAGTTCGTGGGAGACAGCctcaaaaaaagaggatgcGTGGTCGATTCGATTTGGCGGGAGAAGACACGGGCTCAGCACGACATATGCATTGCAACTCTTCGCGTGCGTTTCCCGGGCTGGCCTTTTCTCAGACGGAGCCAGAACGAGACCGCACGAATGCTCGGCCGCCAGGGGAAACGCTGCCGTTACATCGGGCGTGGATGCGGCTCTTTGCGTGAAGGAATAGGTGCTCCTGCGCCGCTAATAATCATGCAGCCGTTTTGCTGGTGCCGGATCCTGCATCTCTCTTCGTCACTTCGTCCACcatccatggctgctgcttggtTCTGGCTTGAAACTGCACTTTCAAGAAATGCCTACTCCTGGCATGCAAGGGATGCGCGCATTCTCTGTCTCTCGCCGTTGGGATGCCAGCGTCCTTGTGTCCGCCCAGAGTCGAGTCTGTCCGTCTCCCTTTGCCTGTCTTGACGCAACCTGGTATGCGTCAGGACCTGAGGCAGACAGGTCCAGTCGCTGAGCTGCCTGGAGCTGCCTGGAGATGATGCAGGAACCCACACCAGGCAACAAAACAGCCTCACAGGTCAGTAGCATTTCATTGAATCATTCCGTCAAATCACGTCGATTACTTCTCTTTCACCCCTCCCCTCGTCTTTGGCTGTGCGATGATAAACAATAGTGAGCTTTAAATCTGAGCCCGATCAGGAAAATGACGAAGCCGAGCCTTGACGCTCTGGTTCCTGACTTTCCATATTGTTGATCTCTCTATGATTACATTGTAGAACTTGATCTAATCTGaaagcctcttcctctgcctcaCCTTCCCTGCTGGAGCCTTGTCGAATCTCTTTCTAATTTCTCCTACTATAGTCTGCAGCCCATAGAGTCGCTTCCTCCTTGTGCTGGATAAGAAGAGCGATGCTACAGGCCATGCGTGAATTCCACCGTCGAATCTTCGAGCTTCGATTTCGACCTTGCCGGCGCCTAGACGCTCCACAAAGCTCTCGATGTCTGGCGCTAGGACCTCATCGCTGCCGTATGTGATAAAGTAGCCGCGCTCGGGGCTGGCTGCTTTCCACAACTTGACGTCGTCGCACCTCCCAGGCGATGCCACCCCGCCGTGAATCATTGCGTCTCCCGCATACTCGTTCGCGTACTTCCAGAGAGTGCCCCTATTCAAGTAGTCAACGCGAGACGGAAAGTGGAGACTTGAGGCCAGAGTGATCCACGGAGAAATTAACATGGCCATCTGCGGTATAGCAAATTTTGGTCGAATGTCTTCCAGATCGTGTTTGCTCATCCCCAGTTTAGCCCCCATCGCCTGTTGATTCTGAACCTGAATCCCAACCTCGAGCAACATGCTCAGGATTAGCGTAGCGCCGGCAGAATCGCCGGCAACGCACACTTTGGAAGCGTCCTCTACCTCTTCCAACACATGCTTATAGCCCTGTAGCGTTTGGAGAATCTGGGTGGGATACACCTCATCTGGAACTAAGCTGTAGTCCAAAGCGAAGATGGCTGGGTTTTCATACCCAGCATCAACCAGTAGGCTGTGCCATGCGAGAAGAAACTCAAAGTAGAAGTAGCTGGTGCCCATGGCGAACCCGCCGCCTGAAGTGGTTTGCATCAGTTAGCGCTTCGGCAACTCGCGTAGTGTAACATGTCTTACCATGCGCGTAGTAGATGACAATATCCGGCTCAACCTCGCAGTTCTGCTTGATCCAGATCCCTTTAACTTTGGCGTCTCCCTGCATAAAAGTAGTAACACAATGTCGTTAGCTCAACGTCCACCCCCACGTGGAATTTTcaggagagaggggaaagggaTATATGAACCTCTCCCAtggtttcttctttccaataCACGGGAAAATCCTTGAATCCATGTCTCTTCATGCGCCACTTGAGAAACGGGAGTGCCACGTCccgggagaagaagactctCCCGACGTTGGCTGGTATAGTGGCAAATGCATATCGCACGCAGCGGATGACGATATCTTCGAATATGGTAGAGCCTTTGAGGTGAGAAGACTTGTGAGAAGAGTAGCTCCTGAAGTAACGGTTCCACACGAATTGAAGTGGAAGTGTAAATACTGTAAAGTGGTGAATGTGTTAGATCAATACCTCAGCTGTTTTGTATTGTCGAAGGGAAACCAGCTCcgtatatattacttatggGCAGGACGTTACATACACAGAAATGGTATAGCTTTAAGAACGACAAGTGCGGTAGGGAAGAAGCCAGCTTGATGAAGCAGCTGCGGTGCGAGgtaaaagcaaaagactaAGCAGTCGATGAGAGATACAGGACCGAGGATCATGATGCCGGTAGGCGGAGCATGTGGCTCATGGCAGTATAATATTACAATGAGATAATGGAAACCCTAGTTCGATTAGGTCATACGCGCGAGCGAATGAAGTTGAGAATcaagatgagaaaagaaaagaagagaagataaaaggaaaggaggcggcggccTATAGGACAAGTGTAAACATGGGGAAAAGAGatttagaagaagaaagaaaagttaaATGGAGTGAGCGTGTGTATGtgagtgagaaaaaaaaaagatatatcaAAAGAATGAGGCAGCAAAACAGCTAGAAAAAACAGATGTTAAGAAGCAAGACACATCTGATGTTTAATACTGGGGAGGGGAGGTGGAGGAACAGCCGCGGCAGATTAAGACGCGAAAATCTGGGGAGACGTCTAATATTAAGGGTCAAAAATGCTCCGAAATGGGCTCAAGCACTAAACAGGCCAGGTCCGGGGGCACCGCCTCCCGATTCAGAAGGCCGGATCGCAGGCCGGCAATCTCAATTCTACTACCTAGCAGAGCAGTAATTTGAATGCAGCGTGGCTTTTGGATTTTGGGCTTTTCCGCTCGGGGGATTTAACTACGTGTGGTAGGTAAGAGGCTTGGATGGAGAGCACTGGCTGGGCGGGCAGTTTCGTTTAATTTTGGATGGAAATAGGGATCCTGTTTTAATATTGGGTGTCATGTTACGAGTACGAGATTGCGAGGCGCCAAAAATTACATAATACGGGGGATGAGGCTGCGACTAGGCAGTTCAGCGCGCGGAGAGACCCATGTCAGCCAGACTTGGGGCCCAATTCAGCCCATCGCCGCTTGTGGCTTTTCGATCAGTTGAAGCCTTGAACTGCATCTCAATCTGGAAACCATGGGGGATCAGGGTTCCCTGCAGGCCCTTGCCGACGCGCCGTTTCCCTTGACCGAGGTTGATAAATGGGTCCTTGCGCAGTCGGACGAGGATTATCGGCTTCACGACTGGGAAGATCTGAGGCACATTATTGGTGAGTGGACTTGCGCTGTATATTGCAGATTCTAGATGGTGACCGTGAGAATTGCGGCGATTGTACGTCTCTATCAAGAACCGGAGAGCTAacaagagcttgaagaaacAAATAATTTGGGCATTCTGAAAAGAAAGCCCTCAGATCTCCGCCGCTATATTGCCTGGACCGCGGAGACCAAAGCACAATATGGCACCATAACGGAATACATCCTGCAGACTCGTTTGCCAAAGGCCTGGGGGGTGCCACCCTTCATTCCCGAATCGCTGGTCCCCTTTGATGCCGCCTCGGACTACAAGGTCCTGCTGAATGATTGGCCGTACGGCCTGACGCCGGAGATCACGCATATTGTTGTGTGGTCCCGCACTCCAATTCCTACTGATCCCGAGACGGGGGATCTGACGACTGAGAGCAGGGCCCAGGTGGAGGATTTTGTCAAGGCGTACTTTGTCGATACGCTGGGCGCCGGAGGGGAGCAGCAAGTGCTGTGGTTCAAGAACTGGGTTGCGCTGCAGAGCGTGCGGACGCTGGAGCACTTCCATGTGTTAGTCCGTAATGTTGACGATGATATGCTGGAGCGCTGGACGGGGGAGCGGCCGCGACGAGGCGAGAAGTGAATTAATAGAGACTATACAGTTGGGCCGCTCCTAACCTTTTGTTGGTTTATTGTttgacttttat contains the following coding sequences:
- a CDS encoding uncharacterized protein (BUSCO:EOG092D4LPB) produces the protein MSAEESSNYAPRSPDLSSFFSDSPTQAAPQHLTAHGQAGYKIQPPASRFAALPGNAESFYPPSHSFGADPQAARQPYIEPDYYHEPYSPPAVRYPGQNPAGYQYAAPLAPQHDFKPPPPPEFSPYSYEPYPGQASSSSSGMPPRKAAVPPPPAPVIEPSPVKTKFPTARIKRIMQADEEVGKVAQQTPIAVGKALELFMIQLVTKSADIAKDKGSKRVTASMLKNVVEADEQWDFLRDIVSRVENEKEGSKSKGKGDSETDEEMEEPKKRGRGGGRRKKAVQ
- a CDS encoding uncharacterized protein (TransMembrane:1 (i140-159o)), which encodes MSWDLLQRFLESDVFNANPFLSVSYLSRYADHVGIHYVLCTKLRQFPYEDIEFFLPQLCHLIISVDNESMALEEFLLDLCEESVTAALLTFWLFQTYLHDLSSNPQSNAFQTCRRVYNKVQHIVFGVADTVRHHKIKENVLPVTVLSSFVLASVALPMFPRWAGPLAVAQARKPQPITDDSSDGTETPKPTAKTPTRANTVAVPGSKSRRTKDSRNPNPSDDSLAIDTRLSRRNNTQTAFSHSPLNPNFTAKESKRPSALELKSLEARLSTASLPLPSPKGPSRPATPVSARPADGVHRRHSHHFKSPTGTSNLSPAQKARLLRQHYFRSQTQFLSALEVISNRLVAVPKPARMSALRAELALIGRDLPAEIDIPIICPPTLIDGAPGKSRHHRIVRLNPAEATVLNSAEKVPYLLMIEVLRDDFSFDPETPDNQRLLTGLLSGDGPSKRLFDLSSETPRPAQVIHAPEPVIDSVFEPVSGDLGSSPLLKPYDDVPSPVTYHPKHSSDQRFSSGATTATTTLDAMTPRTSGPFSSRSPSPGSRRRMTLNMARADQPDFSALATHMRTASQMLAQLEATSGKRPKHEVAAIRAKIIASMQSLEEQSFDADDHGPTFDTIIAKASTASTVQGMNPDLDEEEAPIDPNINASAGRERMENDIKTGGVQRRGDRDDPSAAVFGEAWEAKKERIRKSSPYGWMKNWDLMSVIVKTGADLRQEAFACQLISVCHKIWVDAKVDVWVKLMRILVTGESSGLIETIANGVSLHSLKRSLTLASIEAGNNPRHRIATLRDHFVKAFGPPESKPHRAGLDAFKRSLAAYSIISYVLQLKDRHNGNVLIDSEGHIIHIDFGFMLSNSPGSVGFEAAPFKLTNEYVEVLGGIGSQDWEDYKKLCKQAFQALRRSADSIIDLVAIMGRDSKMPCFAVGVTHATTSLRQRFQLHLSADEAENFVETDLIAKSVGSYYTRLYDTFQYRTQGIY
- a CDS encoding uncharacterized protein (CAZy:CE10~EggNog:ENOG41~MEROPS:MER0033274~TransMembrane:1 (o28-52i)), with the translated sequence MILGPVSLIDCLVFCFYLAPQLLHQAGFFPTALVVLKAIPFLLFTLPLQFVWNRYFRSYSSHKSSHLKGSTIFEDIVIRCVRYAFATIPANVGRVFFSRDVALPFLKWRMKRHGFKDFPVYWKEETMGEGDAKVKGIWIKQNCEVEPDIVIYYAHGGGFAMGTSYFYFEFLLAWHSLLVDAGYENPAIFALDYSLVPDEVYPTQILQTLQGYKHVLEEVEDASKVCVAGDSAGATLILSMLLEVGIQVQNQQAMGAKLGMSKHDLEDIRPKFAIPQMAMLISPWITLASSLHFPSRVDYLNRGTLWKYANEYAGDAMIHGGVASPGRCDDVKLWKAASPERGYFITYGSDEVLAPDIESFVERLGAGKVEIEARRFDGGIHAWPVASLFLSSTRRKRLYGLQTIVGEIRKRFDKAPAGKVRQRKRLSD
- a CDS encoding uncharacterized protein (EggNog:ENOG41); the protein is MGDQGSLQALADAPFPLTEVDKWVLAQSDEDYRLHDWEDLRHIIETNNLGILKRKPSDLRRYIAWTAETKAQYGTITEYILQTRLPKAWGVPPFIPESLVPFDAASDYKVLLNDWPYGLTPEITHIVVWSRTPIPTDPETGDLTTESRAQVEDFVKAYFVDTLGAGGEQQVLWFKNWVALQSVRTLEHFHVLVRNVDDDMLERWTGERPRRGEK
- a CDS encoding uncharacterized protein (CAZy:CE10~EggNog:ENOG41~MEROPS:MER0033274), with amino-acid sequence MQGDAKVKGIWIKQNCEVEPDIVIYYAHGGGFAMGTSYFYFEFLLAWHSLLVDAGYENPAIFALDYSLVPDEVYPTQILQTLQGYKHVLEEVEDASKVCVAGDSAGATLILSMLLEVGIQVQNQQAMGAKLGMSKHDLEDIRPKFAIPQMAMLISPWITLASSLHFPSRVDYLNRGTLWKYANEYAGDAMIHGGVASPGRCDDVKLWKAASPERGYFITYGSDEVLAPDIESFVERLGAGKVEIEARRFDGGIHAWPVASLFLSSTRRKRLYGLQTIVGEIRKRFDKAPAGKVRQRKRLSD